One stretch of Oncorhynchus keta strain PuntledgeMale-10-30-2019 chromosome 18, Oket_V2, whole genome shotgun sequence DNA includes these proteins:
- the LOC118379701 gene encoding extracellular calcium-sensing receptor-like, whose translation MEPGAMPLLELVLLVLLLLIGEGEPVCRLQGRAELPELAKDGDLVIGGIFTFQTEYDGRVPNFQSLPDPPRCKNMNFREFQFAQTLIFAIEEINRNPAILPNHTLGYNIYNACGYDNILKSGLALASGQERFIDEGNCTKTDMAQAVIGHSASTPTIGLARIIGRFRIPVISHFATCACLSNRKEFPSFFRTIPSDFYQSRALAKLVKHFGWSWVGAISSDNDYGNRGLATFMISAQEEGVCIEYSEAFEQTGPRHELLRIVEIIKQSSSKVIMAFMTHREIKVLASELYRHNITGLQWIGSDAWITDPSLTAIEGHSALVGAIGFTVTRAHIPGLGKHLRDVHPSHFPNSMFLRDFWEIVFDCSLNVTTAPKRKPCNGSESLRGVQNTFTDVSKLTFTNSVYKSVYAVAHALHNLLTCEESQGPFYNGSCAQPTRIQPWQLLHYLQSVNFTTGEDERVFFDSNGDSPARYELVNLQSATSGTMEVATVGFYGSSLTGDHQFTMNNVSIVWGGNSETVPVSVCSESCPPGTRKAVQKGKPVCCYDCVPCSGGEISNTTDSAKCMKCPFQYWSNGRGDRCVIKEIEFLSYTELMGVILLLFCLIGVCLTIIIATIFFQFRDTPIVRANNSELSFLLLFSLTLCFLCSLTFIGRPSEWSCMLRHTAFGITFVLCMSCVLGKTIVVLMAFRATLPASNIMKWFGPPQQRLSVLAFTLIQVLICVLWLTVSPPFPYKNMKTYKEKVILECDVGSAIGFWAVLGYIGLLALLCFVLAFLARKLPDNFNEAKFITFSMLIFCAVWITFIPAYVSSPGKFTVAVEIFAILASSYGMLFCIFLPKCFIILLRPKENTKQHMMGKTNDILY comes from the exons ATGGAGCCAGGAGCCATGCCACTGCTGGAGCTTGTCCTGTTGGTGCTGCTGTTGCTGATAGGGGAGGGAGAACCTGTGTGTAGGctgcagggcagggcagagctgccagagctggccaaggacggggACCTTGTCATCGGAGGCATCTTCACCTTCCAGACGGAGTACGACGGCAGGGTACCCAACTTCCAGAGTTTACCAGACCCACCAAGGTGTAAGAA TATGAATTTCAGAGAATTCCAATTTGCACAAACACTTATATTTGCAATTGAAGAAATCAATCGAAATCCGGCAATTCTCCCAAACCATACTCTGGGCTACAATATCTACAATGCGTGTGGATACGACAACATCCTGAAGTCTGGTTTGGCTTTAGCCAGTGGCCAGGAGAGATTTATCGATGAAGGGAACTGCACCAAGACAGACATGGCTCAGGCTGTCATAGGCCACTCTGCCTCGACACCAACAATTGGATTGGCCCGAATCATCGGAAGGTTTCGTATACCAGTA ATCAGCCACTTTGCCACCTGTGCTTGTCTGAGTAACAGAAAGGAGTTCCCCTCCTTCTTCAGAACCATCCCCAGTGACTTCTACCAGAGCAGAGCCCTGGCAAAGCTGGTCAAACACTTTGGCTGGAGCTGGGTGGGGGCTATAAGCAGTGATAATGACTACGGGAATAGAGGCCTAGCCACCTTTATGATATCTGCACAGGAGGAGGGAGTGTGTATAGAATACTCTGAGGCATTTGAGCAGACAGGTCCGCGCCATGAGCTTCTCAGGATAGTGGAGATTATtaaacagtccagttcaaaggtCATCATGGCCTTCATGACCCACAGGGAGATCAAGGTTCTGGCGAGTGAGCTCTACAGGCACAATATCACAGGACTGCAGTGGATCGGCAGTGATGCCTGGATCACAGACCCTTCTCTCACTGCCATCGAGGGTCACAGCGCCCTTGTGGGCGCCATAGGCTTCACGGTGACCAGGGCTCACATCCCTGGGCTTGGAAAGCATCTGAGGGATGTCCACCCCTCTCACTTCCCCAACAGCATGTTTCTCAGGGATTTCTGGGAGATTGTGTTTGACTGCTCTCTCAATGTGACTACAGCACCTAAGAGGAAGCCATGCAACGGCTCGGAGAGTTTAAGAGGTGTGCAgaacacattcacagatgtgtCCAAGCTGACATTCACTAATAGCGTGTATAAGTCTGTGTACGCTGTAGCTCACGCCCTCCACAACCTCTTGACATGTGAGGAGAGCCAGGGCCCCTTCTATAATGGGAGCTGTGCTCAACCGACACGCATCCAGCCATGGCAG CTGTTGCACTATCTACAGTCTGTCAATTTCACAACGGGAGAGGACGAGAGAGTCTTTTTTGACAGCAATGGAGATTCCCCAGCCAGATATGAACTTGTTAATTTACAAAGTGCCACATCGGGAACCATGGAAGTGGCCACAGTCGGTTTCTATGGCTCGTCTTTGACTGGAGACCACCAGTTCACTATGAACAACGTTAGCATTGTATGGGGAGGAAATAGTGAGACG gtACCTGTGTCAGTGTGCAGTGAGAGCTGTCCCCCAGGCACTCGTAAGGCTGTACAGAAAGGAAAACCTGTATGCTGTTATGACTGTGTCCCATGTTCAGGCGGCGAGATCAGCAACACTACAG ATTCAGCCAAGTGCATGAAGTGCCCGTTCCAATACTGGTCCAatgggagaggggatagatgtGTCATAAAAGAGATTGAATTTCTGTCCTACACTGAGCTCATGGGGGTAATTTTACTTCTGTTTTGTTTGATTGGTGTTTGTTTAACTATTATTATAGCAACAATTTTCTTCCAATTCCGAGACACCCCCATCGTCAGGGCCAACAACTCAGAGCTGAGCTTCCTGCTGCTCTTCTCCTTGACTCTGTGTTTTCTGTGTTCTCTTACTTTCATTGGCCGGCCCTCTGAGTGGTCCTGTATGCTGCGCCACACAGCGTTTGGGATCACCTTCGTCCTCTGCATGTCTTGTGTTCTGGGGAAAACAATAGTGGTGTTGATGGCCTTCAGGGCTACACTTCCAGCCAGTAATATCATGAAATGGTTTGGTCCTCCACAGCAGAGACTCAGTGTTCTGGCTTTCACTCTCATACAGGTCCTGATCTGTGTACTTTGGTTAACagtctcccctcctttcccctacAAGAACATGAAGACCTATAAGGAAAAGGTCATTCTAGAGTGTGATGTGGGTTCAGCTATTGGTTTCTGGGCTGTGTTGGGGTATATAGGACTGCTGGCTCTCTTGTGCTTTGTGCTGGCTTTTCTGGCTCGAAAGCTGCCTGATAACTTCAATGAGGCCAAATTCATCACCTTCAGCATGCTCATATTCTGTGCAGTCTGGATCACCTTTATACCAGCTTATGTCAGCTCTCCTGGGAAGTTCACTGTAGCTGTAGAGATATTTGCTATTCTGGCCTCTAGTTATGGAATGCTATTTTGTATCTTTCTTCCTAAATGTTTCATTATATTGCTGAGACCAAAGGAAAACACCAAACAACATATGATGGGGAAGACCAATGATATACTTTACTAA